The DNA window GATCTGCGGAAGACCTTTCGGAAAGACTTAATAGTTTGCTCGATAAATCCAAAGTATTCATTATTAGAATGAAACATGTTGCTACACTTGATATGACAGCACTTAATGCTTTGGAAATTTTTATTAAGACTGTTAAAGAATCTGGCGGGAGTGTTATTGTCTGTGGAGTTAGTTCGAATATTAATCCAATGTTTACAAATTCAAACTTAGACTCTCACCTCGGTATTGAGAACAAATTTATGCAATCTGAAAGCGAGATTTTTGCTGCTTCTTCTAGAGACCTTGAGCGAGCTAGAGCTGTTCTGAATTATGGTGTGGTTGATAACGTAGAGAAATCAATGGCAAGTAATCTACTTGAATCTGTTACAAATTTCAAAGGTGGCACTGATGGAGTAAACAAGAACGCTAGTTCACTCTAATCTTTAAAAGTTAGCTATTTTGTTTCTGCGAATTGTAGAGCCCTCGAGAGAAAAACTCTCTTTAGGGCTTTATTTTTTTAGTCAGAAAAAAGTCTATTTAGCTCTGAATGAGAAATACCAGAAGGTACGCAATAAATCCATGAATAATTTCAGAATTTTCTTATAGTATTAACCATGATCTCTTGAGATTATGTTATAATCGATTTAAGATATCATTGAAAGGGGTATTTTGACATGAATGAATTTAAGTTTAATGTACTTCTCTACTCTGATGGATCACAACAAGCGTTTTCTGCTGCCGTATACGCTGCAAACCTACTGGAAAATATGCCAAATATGCATTTAACCGTTGCCCAAATACATGAGGATTCTGTGGCAGAATATGCTTGGATAGATACTTGGCCGATAAGCCCTACCTCGGAATGGTTCAAACGCGCAATCGATGAATCTGATACTTCTACTCAAATCCAATACAATGAAATACTGAGTAAAACCACTGAAGTTTTTTCGGAGAGAGCTCTGGACATTAGTCACCATGTAATACATTCTAATTCGAGTATTGCAGATACAGTGGATGCACTACTGAATTATGCTACAAAAAATCCTTTTAAGTTAATAATTATGGGTACACGAGGACTTACAACTTTAAAGGGATTGATTTTCGGCTGTTTAGCACATAACGTACTTAACAACTCACCTATACCAGTGTTGTTAGTTAAGAAGCTGCCACAAGACTTTATTGATCGTTACTGCTCAAACATTAAGTCTAAATAATTAATAATAAGTTCAAGATGAAAAACGTACGCAAAAATGATTCCAATAATATTTAAGGTATTATTGGAATCATTTTATTCAAGGTTAGAGGGAGCAAAGCATCATTCGCTGTCTTGTTAGTAGTTTGATTGAACCTGGAGTACGTCTTATGATAGTGGATATTTTGATGAAGTTCATAACAGCTGTTTTAAAGAAATGATTTTAACATTAGGATTAATTTATGAGTTTTTATATCGAAGAATCCCTTGGTCAAAATGTTACGCGCAGAATTACCGATTGCCTTCACTCTTTTTGCATATGAAACAGAGGATTAGATTATTCCGTGTTGTGTTCTAAGGAGATCTACGAGGCAATTGCTTATAGATAAGACCTTGAAGATGAATAATGCAATGTATCGCGAGCTAGTGAGGGAGCCTGAACGAGAAGAGGTGTGGCAGTATATTATCGAGTGGTTAAATAGGCGAAGGGATTTGGAGATGATGCGTTAACTTGTTCATAAGATGAAAGTGAAGGGAGAGACAATTTTTAATTAATAACATTGGATTTTTAGTTTAAAAATAGTCATAAATATCCAGCCCCGAAGAGAAACAGGGATCTCTTCGGGGCTATTTTTAATAAATTTTATTAAATTGTACAACTATCTGATAGAAAATCCCAATTACAATCATAGGGTTTTCTGTAGTTCAAAAATTGCTTTGAGTTGTCTCCAAACTGTCAAACCTGATCCCTTAACCGTGACGTCTCCCACGTTGTGGCTAGATAAAAACCTTGCTAGAAAGACACATCTGCAGTCAATTATTTGAAAGGACATGTTAAGCGTAATGGGAAAAAACTCTCTGACAATGGACAATCGTATTGCCATTGAGGAAAACTAGCTGAACAATGTGAAGCCGCAGAACCCTCGAGAATACGACATAATATTTCAAAAATCCGGAGAATAGCGATAGGGAATATTGATTATCGAGATATTGATTTGCTATAGACACCTTCTTCAGTCGGTGATAATCTTTACTTGTGCAAAGCAACACATTGAGAGTAAGTCAGCGAACGTGAGAGGGTGAGGCCTAACGAATATTTAAAAGTTTTCCTAGAAAATTAAGATCAAAAAGAGGAGGGAAAAGTAATGATGAGAAATTTATTTGATTCTCTTATGCAAGCCTCTAGGGCACATGCTCGTTGGGAGATCGAAACTTCATTGAACATTTTAAAAAATCGAAAAAAATTATTAATACTGTTCGTAATGGCACTACCTCTTCTAATTCCAGCTATGGCCCATGCGGCATCAGTCCTTCCTGCTGTAATCGGTGGTAAATCAGCCTACGGTCCGTCCTTTTTTTCAGCTCAAACGTTTTATGGTTCAATAGCCGTGGGTGTAATAGCCGGTCTTATCACAGGCTGCATAGGAGCAGGTGGGGGTTTTGTTATCACCCCGGCACTGATGAGTTTGGGAGTTAAGGGGATCTTGGCAGTAGGTACCGACATGTTTCACATCTTTGCTAAGGCAATCATGGGTACAGTCCTCCATAAGAAAATGGGCAATGTCCATTACGGTTTGGCCTTGGCCTTCGTAATAGGCTCAGCCATTGGGGTCACAGGCGGTGGTCAGATAAATCGAGCGTTATTTAACTTCAATCCCGTCTTAAGTGATTTTGTAATTAGTGCGATATATGTAGTTCTATTAGGGTTCTTGGGATTTTTCGCACTAGGGGACTTTTTCAAAACCAGAAAAGGTGCTATAAAAGATAGTGGAGATGCTCATGGCGGCCCAGTCGGCATGACATCACTGGGAGTAAAACTACAATCCATTAACCTCGCTCCCATGATTGAGTTTGACCAGGATCTCGGAGGAAGAAAAATATCGGGTGTGTTTGTAGCAGTTAGCGGAGCTATAGCGGGTTTCTGTGCATCAATCCTGGGTGTGGGCGGCGGTTTCGTAACGTTCCCAATGTTTGTATACGGGTTGGGGATATCCACTGCAACCACTGTGGGAACCGATATATTCCAGATAATTTTCTCAGCTGGTTACGGATCAATATCCCAGTACGCCTTATACGGTTATGTATTCTATACTCTGGCAATGGGTTGTCTTCTCGGGTCGATTCTCGGCATTCAAATTGGTGCCATCACCACTATGGTGGTCCCAGGCAGGCAGATCAGAGCTTTCTATGCAATCGCAATTTTAGCTGGCTTTATCAACAGACTCTCTGCTCTACCTGAAAAATTAGGGTCAATGGGCTACATCACACTGGCCCCTGCCACTGGCGCATTGATTACCAATATTGGGGTATGGATATTCTTCGCGCTGGTTGCCTTCTTCGCCCTCTGGATTATCGGAACATTTGTGGTTAACTTACCAAAACTACGTGCCGAGTCTGACCCAACGTATGTTGAGAAGGTCACAAAAGGAGGTGTTTCTCAATGATTA is part of the Desulfosporosinus sp. Sb-LF genome and encodes:
- a CDS encoding universal stress protein, with the translated sequence MNEFKFNVLLYSDGSQQAFSAAVYAANLLENMPNMHLTVAQIHEDSVAEYAWIDTWPISPTSEWFKRAIDESDTSTQIQYNEILSKTTEVFSERALDISHHVIHSNSSIADTVDALLNYATKNPFKLIIMGTRGLTTLKGLIFGCLAHNVLNNSPIPVLLVKKLPQDFIDRYCSNIKSK
- a CDS encoding sulfite exporter TauE/SafE family protein gives rise to the protein MRNLFDSLMQASRAHARWEIETSLNILKNRKKLLILFVMALPLLIPAMAHAASVLPAVIGGKSAYGPSFFSAQTFYGSIAVGVIAGLITGCIGAGGGFVITPALMSLGVKGILAVGTDMFHIFAKAIMGTVLHKKMGNVHYGLALAFVIGSAIGVTGGGQINRALFNFNPVLSDFVISAIYVVLLGFLGFFALGDFFKTRKGAIKDSGDAHGGPVGMTSLGVKLQSINLAPMIEFDQDLGGRKISGVFVAVSGAIAGFCASILGVGGGFVTFPMFVYGLGISTATTVGTDIFQIIFSAGYGSISQYALYGYVFYTLAMGCLLGSILGIQIGAITTMVVPGRQIRAFYAIAILAGFINRLSALPEKLGSMGYITLAPATGALITNIGVWIFFALVAFFALWIIGTFVVNLPKLRAESDPTYVEKVTKGGVSQ